One window of Quercus robur chromosome 12, dhQueRobu3.1, whole genome shotgun sequence genomic DNA carries:
- the LOC126710373 gene encoding protein PHOSPHATE-INDUCED 1-like has translation MASLVSTQLLLQLVLVFSFFHFNLAARRLADSAETQQPLLFQYHNGPLLTGKISINLIWYGKFKPSQRAIISDFIASLSSSTPTKAQPSVATWWKTTDKYYHLVNSKKPSTLGLSMGTQIIDETYSIGKSLSNQQIEQLASKGVQKNAINVVLTSNDVAVEGFCMSKCGTHGSLKGASVQGKSYKFAYIWVGNSETQCPGQCAWPFHQPIYGPQSPPLVAPNNDVGLDGMVINLASLLAGTTTNPFGNGYFQGPKDAPLEAASACPGVFGKGAYPGYAGDLLVEPATGASYNANGANGRKYLLPALFDPSTQTCSTLV, from the coding sequence ATGGCTTCTTTAGTTTCCACACAGCTATTACTACAGCTAGTTCTTGTATTCTCTTTCTTCCATTTCAACCTGGCAGCAAGGAGACTCGCTGATTCAGCTGAAACCCAACAACCTTTACTCTTCCAATACCATAATGGTCCTCTTCTCACTGGAAAAATCTCCATTAATCTCATCTGGTATGGCAAATTCAAGCCCTCACAAAGAGCTATTATCTCAGATTTcattgcctctctttcttcttccacACCCACAAAAGCTCAACCATCTGTTGCCACCTGGTGGAAAACCACAGATAAATACTACCACCTAGTCAACTCTAAGAAGCCCTCCACTCTTGGTCTCTCAATGGGTACACAGATCATTGATGAGACTTACTCCATAGGCAAATCACTCTCGAATCAGCAAATAGAACAGTTGGCATCAAAGGGTGTCCAGAAAAATGCTATCAACGTGGTTTTGACATCAAATGATGTGGCAGTTGAAGGCTTTTGTATGAGCAAGTGTGGAACCCATGGATCTCTAAAGGGTGCATCTGTTCAAGGCAAAAGCTACAAGTTTGCTTACATTTGGGTTGGCAATTCGGAGACTCAATGCCCAGGCCAATGCGCGTGGCCATTCCACCAGCCCATCTATGGACCCCAGAGCCCACCCCTGGTTGCACCCAACAACGATGTGGGTCTGGATGGTATGGTCATCAACCTGGCTAGTCTCTTAGCTGGTACAACTACCAACCCATTTGGAAATGGCTACTTCCAAGGACCAAAGGATGCACCATTAGAGGCTGCATCGGCTTGTCCCGGTGTGTTCGGCAAGGGGGCTTACCCTGGTTATGCTGGGGACCTTTTGGTGGAGCCTGCAACTGGTGCTAGCTATAATGCAAATGGTGCAAATGGAAGGAAGTACTTACTTCCAGCCCTCTTTGATCCATCAACCCAAACATGTTCAACTCTAGTCTGA